In the Alteromonas sp. M12 genome, one interval contains:
- a CDS encoding transglutaminase family protein has product MKLRIEHLTRHTYTGPVSFSGHSLYLRPIEGHLRRVHRFDVETIPPSQQSFVRDVEGNSLLKCNFGLTESEILEFLTVIDVEIDDDNPYDFLLESYALEYPFEYRGADVKALTPYILDPQQQNQSQVLDWYQQAVPSPSKHPDIIQFLMDINQAIRRDIRYIRRDEEGIQLPNDTLSLGSGSCRDMAVLFISVVRQLGLAARFVSGYLYDPPAENGAEYTFNRAVGSMHAWAEVYLPGAGWKGFDPTNGILANSFFIPTAVSHSPEVIAPIQGHYFSKDATDSEIEIQLHIQQLDVATDK; this is encoded by the coding sequence ATGAAATTACGCATCGAGCATTTAACCCGTCATACTTACACTGGGCCTGTTAGTTTTTCAGGACATAGTTTATATCTGCGTCCAATCGAAGGTCACTTAAGACGTGTCCATCGTTTTGATGTTGAGACCATTCCCCCTTCACAACAAAGTTTTGTGCGCGATGTTGAAGGTAACTCACTACTCAAATGTAACTTCGGACTGACAGAGTCAGAAATTTTGGAATTTTTGACGGTAATCGATGTTGAGATTGATGATGACAACCCCTACGACTTTTTACTTGAATCTTACGCCCTTGAATATCCATTTGAATATCGTGGTGCTGACGTAAAAGCGCTCACTCCCTATATTTTAGATCCGCAACAACAGAACCAATCGCAAGTTCTCGATTGGTATCAGCAAGCGGTTCCCTCGCCTTCGAAACATCCGGATATTATTCAATTTTTAATGGATATAAACCAAGCGATTCGTCGAGACATTCGTTATATACGTAGAGATGAAGAAGGCATACAACTGCCAAATGACACTCTTTCGTTAGGCTCAGGCTCCTGTCGAGATATGGCCGTTTTGTTTATCTCTGTGGTTCGTCAACTTGGCCTAGCCGCTCGATTTGTTAGTGGTTACTTGTATGATCCTCCGGCCGAAAATGGTGCTGAGTATACTTTCAATCGGGCGGTTGGTTCTATGCACGCTTGGGCTGAGGTTTATTTACCGGGGGCTGGCTGGAAGGGATTTGATCCCACTAACGGCATATTGGCTAACAGTTTTTTTATTCCCACCGCGGTGAGCCATAGTCCCGAAGTGATTGCTCCTATTCAAGGGCACTACTTTTCTAAAGATGCCACAGATTCGGAGATAGAGATTCAATTGCATATACAACAGTTAGATGTTGCCACAGATAAATGA
- a CDS encoding acetyl-CoA C-acyltransferase — translation MAYIFDAVRTPRGKGKEGGALAAMKPDELVSKLIGALQQRTNYEMKPDALILGAVGQVGSQGGNIALVSKFRAKLPDSTTAFSLNNFCVSGLTAISQAAAMIEAGQGEIVLAGGVEMMSSVPFMADNADFYTDRTLPVRSRYLLVALAADRLAEEQGISRQELDQAALSSQQLTQAGEGTGLVASRIAVNGLDREECLHVGSIESLASLKPAFGGAAKYYKDILGREIDHRHTIAHAPPISDGAGLALIGAKDAIDAKPRARIVACAEVGGDPAESLTAGIAAMEKVFERSGLSLADMDRIEYMEAFAVSIVKFIRDFDVAPEKVNVAGGHLAKGHPLGASGAILLSTLLDTLDVANGRYGLVVAAGASGIGSAMIVERLGE, via the coding sequence ATGGCTTATATTTTTGATGCGGTACGAACTCCGCGGGGCAAGGGGAAAGAGGGCGGTGCGCTCGCAGCAATGAAGCCTGACGAGTTGGTGTCTAAGCTCATTGGAGCGTTACAACAACGTACCAATTATGAAATGAAACCAGATGCTTTGATATTAGGCGCTGTAGGTCAAGTTGGTTCTCAAGGTGGCAATATTGCCTTGGTTTCAAAATTTAGAGCGAAATTACCGGATTCTACAACGGCTTTTTCACTCAACAATTTTTGTGTATCTGGACTTACTGCTATCTCCCAAGCAGCCGCAATGATTGAGGCTGGACAAGGAGAAATTGTCCTCGCCGGAGGCGTTGAGATGATGTCTAGTGTGCCATTTATGGCAGATAACGCAGATTTTTACACGGACAGAACATTACCCGTTCGTAGTCGTTATTTATTGGTTGCTCTAGCCGCTGATCGCTTGGCTGAAGAGCAGGGTATTAGTAGACAAGAACTTGACCAAGCTGCGTTATCTTCTCAGCAATTAACTCAGGCTGGTGAAGGGACGGGCCTAGTTGCATCACGAATTGCTGTAAACGGTTTAGACCGTGAAGAGTGTCTGCATGTTGGTAGCATAGAGTCGTTAGCATCGCTCAAGCCTGCGTTTGGCGGCGCGGCTAAATACTACAAAGACATCCTTGGTCGAGAAATTGACCATCGCCACACTATCGCCCATGCACCACCCATTTCAGATGGCGCTGGTTTGGCGTTAATTGGCGCAAAAGATGCCATTGATGCCAAACCTCGGGCACGAATAGTGGCCTGTGCTGAAGTCGGTGGTGATCCTGCAGAGTCTTTAACTGCCGGTATTGCAGCGATGGAAAAGGTATTTGAGCGCTCTGGTTTGTCATTGGCTGACATGGACAGGATTGAATACATGGAAGCGTTTGCGGTAAGTATTGTCAAATTTATCCGTGATTTTGATGTTGCGCCCGAAAAAGTTAACGTTGCGGGGGGACATTTAGCCAAAGGCCATCCTTTAGGCGCATCAGGTGCAATATTGTTATCAACCTTATTGGATACCTTAGACGTTGCGAACGGACGTTATGGTCTTGTGGTCGCAGCGGGAGCCTCGGGTATAGGCAGTGCCATGATAGTTGAGAGATTAGGGGAATAG
- the paaN gene encoding phenylacetic acid degradation protein PaaN, which yields MSEQQKTIDIVAKHKITLEQAIDAVKSRKNWSPFKDSPSTKIHGPEKPILGKAAFEAHLNQPFKLDLPGIKAWAGAEVSPFTQAALGITYPLCDPEISIAAAKKSMPDWAKATPDLRIALCLEMAERLYDRNFEMAHSVMHVAGQSYTQAFSGSGPNALDRGIEALAYASIAMDNVVPKAQYQRTFGREQVNLEKTYTLVPKGVGLVICCASFPTWNAYPAMFASLATGNPVVVKPHPIAILPMAIVVETCRATLAEFGFDPNLVTLAADTIAEPIAKQYIDHPDVQIIDFTGSPRFGSYLENTVTRKLLYTETAGVNSVVVESVDNLAESMRAIARATSLFSAQMCTSPQVVYVPKDGIKTANGQVSFEQVAQTIVNEIDAIAEDPKVAAGIMGAIQGQVSLDVVEAATAMANQKGLAILRQATAYPHPDFPNARTRTPLVISAKSEHKQMYSEERFGPVLFIVAAQSADAAAAEATELAKTRGTISCYMYSTNEDYIDRWVDEYAQAGANLTINLTGAMWINFAAAYSDYHVTGLNPAGNACLADLSFVASRFRIAQRRRPISKGVA from the coding sequence ATGAGTGAGCAGCAAAAAACAATCGATATTGTCGCTAAGCATAAAATAACCCTCGAGCAGGCCATAGATGCCGTTAAAAGTAGGAAAAACTGGAGTCCTTTTAAAGACTCACCATCTACTAAAATACACGGCCCTGAAAAGCCAATTTTGGGTAAAGCTGCATTTGAAGCGCATTTGAATCAACCTTTTAAACTTGATTTACCGGGCATTAAAGCTTGGGCGGGGGCTGAAGTTTCGCCTTTTACCCAAGCAGCACTTGGCATAACGTATCCTCTTTGTGATCCTGAGATTAGCATTGCTGCTGCGAAAAAAAGCATGCCGGATTGGGCAAAAGCTACGCCTGATTTAAGGATTGCACTTTGCCTAGAAATGGCTGAGCGCCTGTACGATAGAAATTTTGAAATGGCCCACTCAGTTATGCATGTTGCTGGGCAAAGCTATACCCAAGCGTTTAGTGGCTCTGGTCCCAATGCCTTAGATCGTGGCATTGAAGCATTAGCTTATGCATCTATTGCCATGGACAATGTGGTTCCAAAAGCGCAATACCAGCGCACATTTGGTCGGGAACAAGTAAACCTTGAGAAAACTTACACACTTGTACCTAAAGGCGTTGGCTTGGTAATTTGCTGTGCGTCATTTCCTACGTGGAACGCATATCCGGCAATGTTTGCAAGCTTAGCCACAGGTAACCCGGTTGTGGTGAAACCTCATCCTATCGCTATTCTGCCCATGGCTATTGTAGTTGAAACCTGTCGTGCGACTTTGGCAGAGTTTGGATTCGATCCCAATTTGGTGACCTTGGCTGCCGATACTATTGCTGAGCCAATTGCTAAGCAATACATTGATCATCCTGATGTGCAGATTATCGACTTTACTGGTAGCCCTCGTTTTGGCAGTTATTTGGAAAATACTGTTACTCGTAAGTTGCTATATACCGAAACTGCAGGGGTAAATAGCGTTGTTGTTGAGTCGGTAGACAACCTAGCCGAATCGATGCGCGCCATTGCTCGGGCGACGAGTTTATTTTCGGCGCAGATGTGCACCAGCCCGCAAGTTGTATATGTTCCAAAGGATGGGATAAAAACCGCCAATGGACAGGTTAGTTTTGAGCAAGTAGCGCAAACAATCGTGAATGAAATTGATGCCATTGCTGAGGATCCCAAAGTCGCGGCGGGTATTATGGGGGCGATTCAGGGGCAAGTTAGCCTTGATGTTGTGGAAGCTGCCACTGCTATGGCTAATCAAAAAGGATTAGCCATTTTACGACAAGCCACAGCTTACCCACATCCAGATTTCCCCAATGCACGAACACGCACACCACTTGTGATCTCGGCCAAATCTGAACATAAACAAATGTATTCAGAAGAACGTTTTGGTCCGGTGCTATTTATTGTAGCGGCACAAAGTGCCGATGCGGCGGCTGCTGAAGCCACAGAATTGGCGAAAACTCGGGGGACAATTTCGTGTTATATGTATTCAACCAATGAAGATTACATCGATCGCTGGGTTGATGAATACGCTCAAGCAGGGGCAAACCTTACAATTAATCTGACTGGGGCCATGTGGATTAATTTTGCTGCGGCATACAGTGATTATCACGTTACAGGATTGAACCCCGCAGGTAATGCCTGTTTAGCCGATCTGTCCTTTGTGGCTTCTCGTTTTCGCATAGCTCAACGACGTAGACCTATTAGCAAGGGCGTAGCATGA
- a CDS encoding thiolase family protein, translating to MSQNVYIVGAAMTPFGKRLEDTVKSLTTQSVEAALQDAGVEKRAVQGAWFSNTRQQMLEGQNTIRGQIALRAAGIEGIPIINVENACASGSTAVHQAMTAIRAGMVDIALVVGSEKMVYKDRPEKVAAAFAGGTDIHDQQSVLDYIVSIGGEKPGPDRSLFMDLYAAQARVHMDSFGTTQEDFARIAANTHCHGQHNPNAQYRTPFTVEQVLADKSIVYPFTRAMCAPVSDGSSALILCSDNALKKIGRSRAVRLCSVALLSTISRDKFDYTRHISRRAAQAAYAEAGIEAKDIDVIEVHDATAFSTLVQIENLGLCQPGEVGAGLKKGDFKIGGRAPVNPSGGLLAKGHPVGATGIAQMYELTAQLRGEAGARQVQGARIAVAENGGGFLGVEEGVTTVAVLEKA from the coding sequence ATGAGTCAGAATGTGTATATTGTCGGCGCAGCAATGACGCCCTTTGGCAAACGATTAGAAGATACAGTCAAGTCATTAACGACTCAATCAGTTGAAGCAGCATTGCAAGATGCAGGGGTAGAGAAACGCGCCGTGCAAGGGGCGTGGTTTTCGAATACTCGTCAACAAATGCTCGAAGGTCAAAATACCATACGTGGGCAAATTGCGTTGCGAGCTGCTGGGATTGAAGGTATTCCAATTATCAATGTAGAAAATGCCTGCGCATCAGGCTCTACTGCGGTCCATCAGGCGATGACTGCAATAAGAGCCGGCATGGTGGATATTGCTTTGGTGGTTGGCTCTGAGAAAATGGTTTACAAAGATAGACCAGAGAAAGTTGCCGCTGCATTTGCTGGTGGCACTGATATTCACGATCAGCAAAGTGTTCTTGATTATATTGTTTCTATTGGTGGCGAAAAACCCGGTCCTGATCGCAGTTTGTTTATGGATTTGTATGCCGCTCAAGCTCGCGTACATATGGATAGCTTTGGCACCACTCAAGAAGATTTCGCCCGTATTGCTGCCAATACTCATTGTCATGGGCAACATAACCCTAATGCCCAGTACCGCACACCTTTTACGGTTGAGCAGGTATTGGCGGATAAAAGCATCGTCTATCCATTTACCCGCGCTATGTGCGCACCTGTAAGTGATGGCTCTTCAGCTTTAATTCTTTGCAGCGACAACGCGCTTAAAAAAATTGGTCGCTCACGAGCGGTGCGTCTTTGTTCTGTCGCCTTGTTAAGCACTATTAGCCGCGACAAGTTCGATTACACCCGTCACATTAGTCGTCGCGCAGCACAAGCTGCCTATGCCGAAGCTGGCATTGAAGCTAAAGATATAGACGTCATTGAAGTACATGATGCAACGGCTTTTTCTACGTTAGTGCAAATTGAAAATTTAGGTTTGTGTCAACCAGGGGAGGTGGGAGCAGGCCTCAAAAAAGGAGACTTCAAAATTGGTGGCAGAGCACCGGTTAACCCTTCAGGAGGCTTACTTGCTAAGGGGCATCCTGTTGGTGCAACCGGAATCGCACAAATGTACGAGTTAACTGCACAATTGCGTGGTGAAGCTGGCGCTAGACAGGTGCAAGGTGCCCGCATAGCGGTCGCTGAAAATGGCGGTGGATTCCTTGGCGTGGAAGAGGGAGTAACCACAGTGGCGGTATTGGAAAAAGCCTGA